A genomic segment from Chitinophaga niabensis encodes:
- a CDS encoding sialidase/neuraminidase family protein, whose protein sequence is MRYWLIGLLFLVACDTGTTSFSGGKELVLSDTSRDASCTYMTRNAQGQIVVSWVENEQLYYAVSPDEGLTFSKGKLIPTTSGIQAHPENMPKMVFRPNGEVIAMYGTQSGDPRNKYAGKVYYTRSVDAGANWLPAQPLVTDTASYDQRYFDMALLPSGEAVTIWLDNRKNDTKEGSTLYIATTGKAPGFQKERQIAQTVCQCCRTALYVDADGGLHATFRDIINDTIRDMVHIVSADGGATFSPPVRISADNWAINGCPHTGPALVKNAQGLHFAWFTMGGGQGVFYCQSPDNGITYTRRESISALPTAKHPQITALKNGDLALVWDEAVDTSGSRIGIQHKAGNGEKIAAGFITSADAYANFPVLKTVGEGKVLVAYKKVKGKREEVCVQLVTL, encoded by the coding sequence ATGAGATATTGGTTGATAGGATTGCTTTTCTTAGTAGCATGTGATACAGGAACAACATCATTTTCAGGAGGAAAGGAACTGGTATTATCGGATACTTCCCGCGATGCCTCCTGTACTTATATGACGCGTAATGCACAAGGGCAGATCGTAGTGAGCTGGGTAGAAAACGAACAGTTGTATTATGCTGTTTCCCCGGATGAAGGCCTGACGTTTTCAAAAGGAAAACTGATCCCTACTACATCAGGCATCCAGGCACATCCGGAGAACATGCCCAAAATGGTGTTCAGGCCCAACGGGGAAGTAATAGCCATGTATGGCACACAAAGCGGCGACCCGCGAAATAAATATGCAGGCAAAGTGTATTACACCCGGTCCGTCGATGCGGGTGCAAACTGGTTACCTGCACAACCATTGGTAACAGATACCGCCAGTTATGACCAGCGTTATTTTGATATGGCTTTACTGCCTTCCGGTGAAGCTGTTACCATATGGCTGGATAACAGGAAGAATGATACGAAAGAAGGTTCCACTTTATACATTGCCACTACCGGCAAAGCGCCCGGCTTTCAGAAAGAAAGACAGATTGCGCAAACGGTTTGCCAGTGTTGCCGCACTGCTTTATATGTAGATGCTGATGGTGGATTACATGCAACCTTCAGGGACATCATCAATGATACGATCCGGGATATGGTACATATTGTATCCGCAGATGGCGGTGCTACTTTTTCGCCGCCCGTACGGATCAGCGCAGATAACTGGGCGATCAATGGTTGCCCCCATACCGGGCCTGCATTAGTGAAGAACGCACAGGGCCTGCATTTTGCATGGTTCACCATGGGCGGAGGGCAGGGCGTTTTTTATTGCCAGTCTCCTGATAACGGTATCACCTACACGCGCAGAGAAAGTATCAGTGCATTACCTACTGCCAAACATCCGCAAATCACCGCGTTAAAGAACGGGGACCTTGCTTTGGTATGGGACGAAGCAGTAGATACCAGTGGCAGCAGGATAGGCATCCAGCACAAAGCAGGCAACGGTGAAAAGATCGCTGCCGGTTTTATTACATCTGCTGATGCTTATGCCAACTTCCCTGTGTTGAAAACAGTTGGAGAAGGCAAGGTGCTGGTGGCGTATAAAAAAGTGAAAGGGAAACGGGAAGAAGTGTGTGTACAGTTAGTGACACTATAA
- a CDS encoding TonB-dependent receptor: MLRIFILFLLTIPCIPAAAQMQLQGRVIDAQTREALPGVTIQCNANGCTTDAQGRFTLSEPHRIDSIQVSYIGYVAKRMPAAQKGEMVIYMEPLSTRLNEVIVSAGRDKQFRTEAPIAISSISTQQLKETKATSLEQVLNKVSGVYMVDLGNEQHTMAIRQPIGYRSLFLYLEDGIPIRTTGDFNHNALIEINMAALKTIEVIRGPASSLYGSEAVGGAVNFITLSPTLLPTAKVQAEMSNQGYKRTDFSVSGTKGKLGVILGGYYANQHNGYIEHSDFHKLALTLKTEYKINDRTTWTNGISLVDYKTDQTGGIDSTNFFSKNYKSFHTFSYRMVKAFRVRSTLEHQWNAGNFTSFTAFYRHNEIGQNPFYAIKTTNDPLKARGEINSDAFQSYGLLVQHKKRFGWKHASLITGLSADYSPATYFANYIDVDRDAAGYFTGYTPTDSVLTDYHAGLLNTALYAQAEMSPIEHMKVIAALRYDRMDYNFDNHLLPSAFTGSPDERNYFHAWTPKLGLTYDFGHDRGLYANYSVGFAPPNISELYRGVKVPTLKSATYHNYEIGGWFSFAKNKGYVDVSLYRMDGTNEIVSVRLPDGSSENQNAGKTRHSGVEWNLRYAPVPSILFRTGGTYAVHDFVRYEDKGKQFGGNRMNGAPAVITNTEITWKPAFLKGIRTGLEWQHVGKYFMDPANTEEYGGYDLLNARVGYSIGGFECWVNCRNVADVMYAVTVDKSAFGKSYRPGPNRTFNVGVAYTFSAKK; this comes from the coding sequence ATGCTTCGCATTTTTATACTTTTTTTATTAACCATTCCCTGCATACCCGCCGCTGCCCAAATGCAATTACAGGGCCGGGTAATTGATGCGCAAACAAGGGAAGCACTCCCCGGTGTTACCATCCAGTGTAATGCCAACGGCTGCACAACAGATGCGCAGGGGAGGTTCACACTCTCAGAACCACACCGGATCGATTCCATACAGGTATCATATATAGGTTATGTTGCTAAACGCATGCCCGCTGCACAAAAAGGAGAGATGGTCATTTACATGGAACCGCTTTCCACCCGTTTGAATGAAGTGATCGTTTCCGCAGGCCGGGATAAACAGTTCCGCACGGAAGCACCGATCGCCATCAGTTCTATCTCTACCCAGCAGCTCAAAGAAACAAAAGCTACTTCGCTGGAACAGGTATTGAACAAAGTGAGCGGCGTGTACATGGTAGACCTGGGAAATGAACAGCATACCATGGCTATTCGCCAGCCCATTGGTTACCGCAGCCTTTTCCTCTACCTGGAAGATGGTATTCCCATCCGCACCACGGGAGACTTTAACCATAATGCGCTCATTGAAATAAATATGGCTGCGCTGAAAACAATAGAAGTGATCCGCGGCCCGGCCTCTTCTTTATATGGCAGCGAAGCCGTTGGAGGCGCCGTGAACTTTATCACACTTTCCCCTACCTTATTACCTACTGCCAAAGTGCAGGCGGAAATGAGCAACCAGGGATACAAACGCACAGACTTCAGTGTATCAGGCACCAAAGGTAAACTGGGTGTGATCCTGGGAGGGTATTATGCCAACCAGCACAATGGATATATTGAACATAGCGACTTCCACAAACTGGCCCTCACTTTAAAAACGGAATACAAGATCAACGACCGTACTACCTGGACCAACGGGATCTCCTTAGTGGATTATAAAACAGATCAGACGGGTGGTATAGATAGTACGAACTTCTTTTCGAAGAACTACAAAAGTTTTCACACCTTCTCTTACAGGATGGTAAAAGCTTTCAGGGTGCGCAGTACTTTGGAGCATCAGTGGAACGCCGGTAACTTCACCAGTTTCACGGCCTTTTACCGCCATAATGAAATAGGGCAGAATCCTTTCTATGCCATCAAAACAACCAACGACCCTTTAAAGGCCCGCGGTGAAATAAACAGCGATGCTTTTCAGAGTTATGGTTTGCTGGTACAGCATAAAAAACGTTTCGGCTGGAAGCATGCTTCGCTGATAACCGGGCTTAGCGCGGATTACAGTCCTGCTACTTATTTTGCTAACTATATTGATGTTGACAGGGATGCGGCCGGATATTTCACCGGCTACACCCCAACAGATTCCGTATTAACGGATTACCATGCCGGTTTATTAAATACAGCCTTATATGCGCAGGCTGAGATGAGCCCTATAGAACACATGAAAGTAATTGCCGCATTGCGTTACGACAGGATGGATTACAATTTTGATAATCATCTTCTTCCTTCCGCTTTTACCGGTTCTCCTGATGAACGTAATTACTTTCATGCCTGGACGCCTAAGCTGGGATTGACGTACGATTTCGGTCATGACCGTGGATTGTACGCCAATTACAGCGTGGGCTTTGCACCCCCTAATATTTCCGAACTCTATCGCGGGGTAAAAGTACCCACACTTAAATCTGCCACCTATCACAACTACGAGATCGGTGGGTGGTTCTCTTTTGCAAAGAACAAGGGATATGTGGATGTGAGCCTTTACCGTATGGATGGTACCAATGAGATCGTAAGCGTGCGTTTACCGGATGGTTCTTCAGAAAATCAGAATGCTGGTAAAACCCGCCACAGCGGCGTAGAATGGAACCTGCGTTATGCACCGGTACCTTCCATCCTTTTCCGTACCGGCGGCACTTATGCGGTGCATGATTTTGTAAGGTATGAAGATAAAGGAAAACAGTTCGGCGGCAACCGTATGAATGGCGCACCGGCTGTGATCACCAATACAGAGATCACCTGGAAACCCGCTTTCCTGAAAGGTATCCGCACCGGACTGGAATGGCAGCATGTGGGTAAATACTTTATGGACCCGGCGAATACAGAAGAATACGGAGGTTACGATCTGCTGAATGCCCGCGTGGGATATAGCATCGGGGGCTTTGAATGTTGGGTGAACTGCCGCAATGTGGCAGATGTGATGTATGCTGTAACAGTAGATAAAAGTGCCTTCGGCAAAAGTTACCGCCCCGGCCCGAACAGAACCTTTAATGTTGGAGTAGCTTATACCTTCAGCGCAAAAAAATGA